Genomic segment of Panicum virgatum strain AP13 chromosome 2K, P.virgatum_v5, whole genome shotgun sequence:
GTTTGGCACTCAAAGGTGTGAACCTTCCTCAGCACTGATAGTGGACACTTTCGGACTCGAGACACTTGGTGGTATGAGGATAAATTATCCTTTTACTATATGTTTGTTTGGGAAGTTGTTGATTGGTGTTTTTTTATAGATGTTgacgttgttgttgttgttggagaaGTAGGACAAATAAACTACCTTGTAACACCCAGGTCATGTAAAAATGGCTAGAAAGGTGATGGACAAGCACTGCCATAAaaaagagaggggagaggaaaaaggagaTGAGAGGAAAAAAGATACTCTATGCGCCTTCTACAGAGTAAAAACACATTAAACCTTTTGTTTCAAAATACTCTTTGTAGTACTTATATTTTCTTGCCACCTCCGCATGCCATTAACTACCTTAGtctgttcttttcttttttttctaaaaaaaacaaaagactaATTCTATGACACGGATGTAATATATTCTTTCAATTTCATATGAATGAAGTCAGTGAATAGTACAATTTGGGAAAGTTACATATAGCTTTGAAGAGAATCATTCTCCTTTTGTTTtacctcttcttctacattttTATTAGGGAAATAAATGGTTCATATTTGGCAATATTGCTTGACAGAAAACTATGATATACTAGAACATCTAGTAGAACAAAAACTACGCACAAACAGACAAATggcatgcccccccccccccaccccaaaacacacacacacacacacacacacacacacacacacacacaccgtgCATTGTTCAAAAAATTCACTAGCATCTGGTTCCAATCAATTAGCACAAAGCAACAAGCAAGCATTATAGCACTAGGAGCTTGCAGCACATCACTTAACTCGCCACGTAGGATACGGTGTAATGTTCCTTTATTTGCTGTTTTTCTTGGCTGCATACTTTGCATTGCAATTCTAAGGGCTAGCTACTAGGCAAGCAAGAACACCAATCGGAACGTCATAAGATGTAGTCAACTAGATGGTCTACTAACTTTCCTTTTGGTAGAGGACTACGAGATGCTAGTTTGTTTCTAAAATAGCAATCCTCCACTTTGCATATTACTCAGCTAACTATGTATGTAATTTCTACGAAAATATTGATCGTAACCCCCTCCTGTTGGATCTGtgtctggctccgccactgttaCCATGAAGAAATAAGAAAACCGTGTAACATTTGAATCTATAGATTATGTATGTAAGGATAAAATACACAAACGAGCATGAAAAGGCCCACAGTTGGATTCATTAAATTAGTACTACatttttttcaatccaaagttcacttattagaaaaaaaaaattcggaAGCAAGAACTAATGGGAAAAAACGTATTAGCACGTCTCAATAGAAGTGTAGATAAAACGCACTCACGGAATCTGTACAAGCGACACCAAATTACAGTCCATGTACCAGACCTAGTGTACACGTACGGGCAAACACCATGAACCCATCATCGCCGGGTCAAACAAGCATCACGCCCCTCGCACGTGCCACGGCATACGAGGTCAATTTTCGAACCAAACGAACCGACACTATCCGTGTAATTACATTTTTCTCCAGGGGTCTAGTCGTAAAACCTATTTGCCGATAAAAACCCCGGGAAGACCCACCGGTCGCCCGAAGCTTCTTCCTCGCAGCGCGCCGCGCGTCGTCGTCTCCACCCACCCGACCTCGCGCGCCACGCCGAGCCCGCGAGCccaccacccacccacccaccgccTCGCCTCGCAGATCTCGGGAGCCCGATCCCCCGGGCGGTGACTCCCCCCGCCTCCTCATcgatgcgggcgccggcgatgctccggtgcgccgcggcgctcgcggtcctgctcgccgtcgccgcgccggccgccgggttcTACCTCCCCGGCGTCGCCCCGAGCGATTTCGCGAAGGTTAGTTGGGTCCCTGCGACTTGCCTTCTCCCACGTTGTGCTCCTGGGAATGGTTGTGTAACGGTGCTCGTGTTCGGAGGTGGATCTGGTCAACGCGGTGCCGCTACCGGGGCTGGGATCCAAGATCCAGCTGACCAGCTCGAGTGTTCGTCTGTTGTGTGCGGCTTCCACGATTGGTGATCCGGTTCAATTAGTTTCGTTCCGTACTTCCATAGGCGGGCATGCGATTCACATGTTTTACGTCAATTCGCATACTAGCGCAACCGTTCAATTTAGTTTGCTGGTCTGATTTTTCGTCCTGATATGAAATATAACACCTAGATTTTGATGTGATCAAAGCTATAACCTGCGTGGAAAAGTCAACATTGCGATCTTGTATCCGTACACTAACATAACCTAAGTGGGAACTGGAGTTTGGTGTTGTTTTTGCACTACAGTAAAAAAATAGATAAGGGAAATTTATTTAATTACATCTACTGTGAAATATTTGAATGAAGCATCCACTCACAAATCCGTAAATGAGGTGCTACATTATATAATCTGATATCTTGAAGAGGATTACTCATTGTAAAGAAGTGCCATTCATTGTGTCATCATACCATTTTATTTTGCCAGCATTTGCTAAATTGGTCTCATAATTTGTGCACAGGGTGATCCGCTTCAAGTGAAGGTGAATAAGTTGACATCGATCAAGACTCAACTCCCGTATACGTATTACTCCCTTCCATTCTGTAAGCCAGCTACCATAGTCGACAGTGCCGAAAATCTTGGTGAGGTTCTTCGTGGTGATCGAATTGAGAACTCTCCTTACGTGGTTAGTACTGCATGACGTAATAGATTAATTGAGGTTTTATGTCCTTGGGTAAGGTTCCTAACGGAGATTTTATCATTCTGCTTGTTATTTGGGATATAGTTCCAAATGAGAGAGCCCAAGATGTGTCAGATTGTCTGCAAAGCAACCATTGATGAGAAAGCAGCCAAGGAGTTCAAGGAAAAGATAGAGGATGAATACCGTGTGAACATGTAAGGACTATGATCTATTTGGGTAACATTACAATCGAGTTAACACAGTAATTTTCTAAAGCTGTATAAGTTGCCTCACAGGATTCTGGACAACCTCCCTCTAGTTGTACCTATTGCAAGGCAAAATAGGAACAGTATTGCTTATCAAGGTGGATATCATGTTGGTGCTAAAGGCCAGTATGCTGGAGTAAGTCTTTATGCCAGTTAATGCTTACTTTATTATGCGATCTTTATCTTTTATTAAAAACCTGTGTCTATTCAATATTTATTGGACTAATAAATTCCCATACAAATGTTTTTTCAGAGTAAAGATGAGAAATACTTCATTCACAACCACTTGTCATTTACAGTGAAGTATCACAGGGATGATGATTCGGAACTTTCAAGAATAGTGGGATTTGAGGTCCACCCATACAGGTTTACTTTCAACTTTGCTTGCAGGCATCTATTTGTCTTGTGCTTTATGAAATGTACCTAAGGTATTTTGGTACATATTTGGCCAGTGTCAAGCATCAGTTCGACGATAAATGGAACGGTGCAGACACTCGCTTGAGTACATGTGATCCTCATGCGAGCAAATTTGTAACGAACTCAGATTCTCCTCAGGAGGTTGAAGCTGGAAAGGAGATCATATTCACATATGATGTTCGTTTTGAGGTACTAGAGTGGGGGATTCAGAAGTTGCTTAGCTTAAATTTGTTTAGCTGCTTTAGCGTAAGCAGTTTCCTACAAGTACTGTTTGAATGCTTATCCATGCTGATCTAATTGGAACGTTCTACTACTTTTGCAGGATAGTGAAATCAAGTGGGCCTCCCGTTGGGACACCTACTTGTTGATGACTGATGATCAGATTCATTGGTTTTCTATTGTGAACTCTCTCATGATTGTGCTTTTCCTATCTGGTATGGTGGCCATGATAATGCTTCGCACTCTCTATAGAGATATCTCTAGATACAATCAGCTTGAAACTCAAGAAGAAGCACAAGAGGAAACTGGCTGGAAGCTTGTTCACGGAGATGTGTTCCGCCCTCCAACCAACTCTGACTTACTCTGTGTTTATGTTGGCACTGGTGTGCAATTCTTTGGCATGCTGCTAGTTACAATGATCTTCGCTGTGTTGGGTTTCCTCTCTCCATCAAACCGGGGAGGACTGATGACTGCAATGCTTCTAGTCTGGGTTTTGATGGGACTGCTTGCTGGTTATACTTCTTCACGTCTCTACAAGATGTTCAAGGGTTCAGAGTGGAAGAAGATTACCCTGCAAACGGCTTTCCTGTTTCCAGGGGTTGCATTTGTTATTTTCTTCATCTTGAATGCTCTTATATGGGGGGAGAAGTCATCTGGTGCTGTTCCTTTCACCACAATGTTTGCCTTGGTCCTCCTCTGGTTTGGCATCTCAGTACCTCTTGTCTTTGTTGGGAGCTATCTTGGGTTCAAGAAACCTGCCATGGAACCTCCTGTGAAGACGAACAAGATTCCACGACAGATACCTGAGCAAGCTTGGTACATGAATCCAATCTTCACCATTCTGATCGGTGGCATTCTCCCATTTGGAGCAGTTTTCATTGAACTATTCTTCATCCTCACCTCCATCTGGCTGCACCAGTTCTACTACATCTTCGGCTTCCTCTTCCTCGTATTTGTTATCCTCATCATCACCTGTGCCGAGATCACAATCGTGCTCTGCTATTTCCAGCTTTGCAGTGAGGACTACATGTGGTGGTGGAGGTCTTACCTCACCTCAGGATCCTCTGCTCTGTATCTCTTCCTGTACGCCGCTTTCTACTTCTTCACAAAGCTGCAGATAACTAAGGTGGTGTCTGGCATCTTGTACTTCGGGTACATGCTCCTCGCCTCCTATGCCTTCTTTGTGCTGACCGGCACTATAGGTTTCTGTGCCTGCTTCTGGTTCACAAGATTGATTTACTCGTCAGTGAAGATCGATTAGGTGCAAACACGACAGACAATGCTCATGTTTCAGTGATCGAGTCAAGAGAACTGTATGATTAATGTGGAGTGGGGAGTAATCCCCCTTTTTGTTAAGGTTTTCAGGAAAAGTTGCTTTTTAGGATTTAGTTTATGAATGATTGTGTTTGGTTGTTGTCAGATGATACACCTTAGTGATTTGAAACTGAGACGAATATAAGGGAGCACACATTGTGATGGAGTTGTACcttttgaaatttttgtggGCCACTATATAAATTCAATTCATTATATTCGGTATGCTTGGTCCTGGTTGAATTACTTGTAAGGTTCCAGCAGCATCAGTATGAAATACCCTGATGGCAATCAGTTTGCTTCCAATCTTGTTTCCAGCAATGCGCATTTGTTGCGCTGTAAATCTAGTGTTTGACATTTTTGTAAGTGCGGTGTGTTGTCATCAAGTCATTATGCTGCTTCCAGAGTTTGCTCGTAGCATCAGTAATTCGTTATCAAACTGCCCTGCATGATTCAACAACGGGTGTAGCGCACCAAGGGGGAAATGAAATTCTGGGGGTGCTATAGTTGTTTTGTTGTTCAAGAGTAGGATCGCAAGAGAGAGACCATCGGATGGAGAAACTTAGCAGAGCCGCATCCCTTTTGGCGGACACCtgctgttttccattcatccaGCTGGGAGAATCGCCAG
This window contains:
- the LOC120686830 gene encoding transmembrane 9 superfamily member 8-like; amino-acid sequence: MRAPAMLRCAAALAVLLAVAAPAAGFYLPGVAPSDFAKGDPLQVKVNKLTSIKTQLPYTYYSLPFCKPATIVDSAENLGEVLRGDRIENSPYVFQMREPKMCQIVCKATIDEKAAKEFKEKIEDEYRVNMILDNLPLVVPIARQNRNSIAYQGGYHVGAKGQYAGSKDEKYFIHNHLSFTVKYHRDDDSELSRIVGFEVHPYSVKHQFDDKWNGADTRLSTCDPHASKFVTNSDSPQEVEAGKEIIFTYDVRFEDSEIKWASRWDTYLLMTDDQIHWFSIVNSLMIVLFLSGMVAMIMLRTLYRDISRYNQLETQEEAQEETGWKLVHGDVFRPPTNSDLLCVYVGTGVQFFGMLLVTMIFAVLGFLSPSNRGGLMTAMLLVWVLMGLLAGYTSSRLYKMFKGSEWKKITLQTAFLFPGVAFVIFFILNALIWGEKSSGAVPFTTMFALVLLWFGISVPLVFVGSYLGFKKPAMEPPVKTNKIPRQIPEQAWYMNPIFTILIGGILPFGAVFIELFFILTSIWLHQFYYIFGFLFLVFVILIITCAEITIVLCYFQLCSEDYMWWWRSYLTSGSSALYLFLYAAFYFFTKLQITKVVSGILYFGYMLLASYAFFVLTGTIGFCACFWFTRLIYSSVKID